Proteins found in one Sphingobium sp. V4 genomic segment:
- a CDS encoding DNA cytosine methyltransferase, producing MKHALLIDAERTVATRDWNDGIIVDNFAGGGGASTGIELALRRQVDVAVNHDPEAVAMHAANHPGTRHFCQSVWAVDPLEAVTIDGKPRPVRLAWYSPDCKHFSKAKGGKPVAKNIRDLAWVVHHWIDRLGPMLRPAIIMLENVEEFLTWGPLLDDGRPCPVGKGKEFDRFVAKFRRAGYRVEWKVMSACDYGAPTSRKRLFMIARCDGQKIAWPKPTHGKPGTPKVSSGQLLPWRTAADIIDWSIPCPSIFERARPLKDATCRRIAAGIMRYVINAPHPFIVPVCNGNWGAERVYPGSDPLRTITTAKGGEFAVVAPTLIQTGYGERKGQAPRVPGLDKPLGVAVASGIKHALVTAHVMTMRNSGKPHTAADEPTHTITAGGAHQYLVAAFMAQHNGGMIGRDATAPLSTIVHRGTQQNLVASHIVKLRGTSKDGQPSDMPLHTISAGGLHHAEVRAFLVKYYGNEQDGHGLGGPLGAVTTKDRFGLVTVTIEGEEYAIVDIGMRMLSPRELFNAQGFPPEYIIELDVNGRPLTKTAQVRMCGNSVSPVMAEALARANVANDDEAERIAA from the coding sequence ATGAAGCACGCCCTCCTCATCGACGCCGAACGCACCGTCGCAACGCGCGACTGGAACGATGGCATCATCGTCGACAATTTCGCTGGCGGCGGCGGCGCCTCGACCGGGATCGAGCTGGCGCTGCGCCGTCAGGTCGACGTCGCCGTCAACCATGATCCGGAGGCCGTGGCAATGCACGCGGCGAACCATCCGGGCACGCGGCATTTTTGCCAGAGCGTATGGGCCGTGGATCCGCTGGAGGCCGTGACGATCGACGGCAAGCCGCGTCCCGTGCGCCTCGCCTGGTACTCGCCCGACTGCAAGCATTTCAGCAAGGCGAAGGGTGGCAAGCCCGTCGCGAAGAACATCCGCGACCTTGCATGGGTCGTGCATCACTGGATCGACCGGCTCGGCCCGATGCTGCGCCCGGCGATCATCATGCTGGAAAATGTCGAGGAGTTCCTGACATGGGGACCGCTGCTGGATGACGGCCGCCCTTGCCCGGTCGGAAAGGGGAAGGAGTTCGACCGCTTCGTCGCGAAATTCCGTCGCGCCGGCTATCGCGTGGAATGGAAGGTCATGTCCGCCTGCGACTATGGTGCGCCGACATCGCGCAAGCGCCTCTTCATGATCGCGCGATGCGACGGTCAGAAGATCGCCTGGCCCAAGCCCACGCACGGCAAGCCCGGCACGCCGAAGGTCTCCAGCGGCCAGCTGCTGCCATGGCGCACAGCGGCTGACATTATCGACTGGTCAATTCCCTGCCCGTCGATCTTCGAGCGAGCGCGGCCGCTGAAGGACGCCACTTGCCGCCGCATCGCCGCTGGCATCATGCGCTATGTCATCAATGCGCCCCATCCATTCATCGTGCCCGTTTGCAATGGCAACTGGGGAGCCGAGCGCGTCTATCCGGGGAGCGACCCACTGCGCACCATCACCACGGCGAAGGGCGGCGAATTCGCCGTTGTTGCCCCAACGCTGATCCAGACTGGCTATGGTGAGCGGAAAGGGCAGGCGCCGCGCGTGCCCGGCTTGGACAAGCCGCTGGGCGTGGCCGTCGCCAGCGGCATCAAACATGCGCTGGTCACTGCGCACGTCATGACGATGCGCAACAGCGGCAAGCCCCACACGGCGGCGGATGAACCGACGCACACAATCACCGCAGGCGGCGCGCATCAATATCTGGTCGCCGCCTTCATGGCCCAGCACAATGGCGGCATGATCGGTCGCGATGCCACGGCGCCCCTGTCGACGATCGTCCATCGCGGCACCCAGCAGAACCTTGTGGCCAGCCACATCGTCAAACTGCGGGGCACATCGAAAGACGGCCAGCCCAGCGACATGCCGCTGCACACCATAAGCGCGGGCGGGCTGCACCATGCCGAGGTCCGCGCCTTCTTGGTCAAATATTACGGCAATGAGCAGGACGGCCATGGACTGGGCGGCCCACTGGGCGCGGTCACGACAAAGGATCGGTTCGGTCTGGTGACGGTAACGATCGAGGGCGAGGAATATGCCATCGTCGATATCGGCATGCGCATGCTCTCCCCGCGCGAGCTGTTCAATGCGCAAGGCTTCCCGCCGGAATACATCATCGAACTGGACGTGAACGGCCGCCCGCTCACCAAGACGGCGCAGGTCCGCATGTGCGGCAACAGCGTCTCCCCCGTCATGGCCGAAGCGCTCGCCCGCGCGAACGTCGCCAACGACGACGAAGCGGAAAGGATCGCGGCATGA
- a CDS encoding recombinase family protein has protein sequence MRTVIYARFSHENQNPRSTADQIALCRERADREGWQIVGTFEDAAISGAAGIGEDQRPGLNAMMRMVESGGVDQVLAESTDRIARHVADAHNLRERMEFAGARLFTLFDGTVTPMIGLVKGFMDAQFRTDLAKRVRRGQVGTVKQGRASGGIPYGYVQANRLDDKGGVIRGLREIDPDKAAIVVRIFTEYARGKSPFAIATDLNADGVPGPRGKLWYSTALYGEKNHKRGILRNEIYIGVLTYGRSRQVVNPQTRRRLMRHNSEEDVLRVPVPDMRIIDDDLWQKVQDQLEANSTTTPHRARRPKHILSGIAVCGVCGANYVLKSGTHWGCSVKKYGGACTNGRLISTEDFERRVLADLKSGMLAPDVVSAYVREYHRDFARAAADLGRDRGKIERKLEDAKRRKERLLTAFAEGGSEFAEIRDLLTKARADFDQLTRELANMDAVPTVLTLHPHMEEVYRRQVEELEQALSAPEAKLEAVPRLRAMLARVVVHPNLEKKRGVIVEVVRQMDEILSLATGTVRLSQLR, from the coding sequence ATGCGGACGGTCATCTACGCCCGGTTCAGTCACGAAAACCAGAACCCCCGGTCCACGGCTGACCAGATAGCGCTCTGCCGCGAGCGTGCCGACCGGGAAGGCTGGCAGATCGTAGGCACATTCGAGGACGCCGCCATTTCCGGCGCCGCCGGCATCGGTGAGGATCAGCGCCCCGGCCTGAACGCCATGATGCGCATGGTCGAGTCGGGCGGCGTCGACCAGGTGCTGGCGGAATCGACCGACCGCATCGCCCGCCATGTCGCCGACGCGCACAATCTGCGCGAGCGCATGGAATTTGCCGGTGCCCGCCTGTTCACCCTCTTCGACGGTACCGTTACCCCGATGATCGGGCTGGTGAAGGGCTTCATGGATGCCCAGTTCCGCACCGATCTGGCCAAGAGGGTCAGGCGCGGTCAGGTCGGAACGGTGAAGCAAGGCCGCGCCAGTGGCGGCATCCCCTACGGCTATGTCCAGGCGAACAGGCTGGACGACAAGGGCGGGGTGATCCGTGGCCTCCGCGAAATCGATCCTGACAAGGCCGCGATCGTCGTCCGCATCTTCACCGAATATGCGCGGGGCAAGAGCCCCTTCGCCATCGCCACCGACCTCAACGCGGATGGCGTGCCCGGTCCGCGCGGCAAACTATGGTACAGCACCGCTCTCTATGGCGAGAAGAACCACAAGCGGGGCATCTTGCGGAATGAAATCTACATCGGCGTGCTGACCTATGGCCGCAGCCGGCAGGTGGTAAATCCGCAGACCCGTCGCCGCCTGATGCGCCACAATAGCGAAGAGGATGTGCTGCGCGTCCCGGTGCCAGATATGCGCATCATCGATGACGACCTGTGGCAGAAGGTGCAGGATCAGCTGGAGGCCAACAGCACCACAACGCCGCACCGGGCGCGCCGGCCGAAGCATATACTGTCAGGTATCGCCGTTTGCGGCGTCTGCGGTGCCAATTATGTACTGAAGTCGGGCACGCACTGGGGTTGCAGCGTCAAGAAATATGGCGGCGCCTGCACCAATGGCCGGCTCATCAGCACCGAGGATTTTGAAAGGCGCGTCCTCGCCGATCTGAAATCCGGGATGCTCGCGCCGGACGTCGTCAGCGCCTATGTGCGCGAGTATCACCGCGACTTCGCCCGCGCTGCCGCCGACCTGGGCCGCGATCGAGGCAAGATCGAGCGAAAGCTGGAGGATGCGAAGCGCCGCAAGGAGCGCCTGCTGACAGCTTTTGCCGAAGGGGGCAGTGAGTTTGCGGAGATCCGCGACCTGCTCACCAAGGCGCGAGCCGACTTCGACCAGCTAACGCGCGAGTTGGCGAACATGGACGCGGTGCCGACCGTCCTGACACTCCATCCGCACATGGAGGAAGTCTACCGCCGACAGGTCGAGGAACTGGAACAGGCCCTGTCCGCGCCGGAGGCAAAGCTGGAGGCTGTCCCGCGCTTGCGCGCCATGCTCGCCCGCGTCGTGGTGCATCCCAACCTCGAAAAGAAGCGTGGCGTCATCGTCGAAGTCGTGCGCCAGATGGACGAAATCCTGTCGCTCGCAACCGGAACAGTCCGCCTTTCACAATTACGCTAA
- the nhaA gene encoding Na+/H+ antiporter NhaA, whose amino-acid sequence MSGRPQSALRDFLTGETGGAVLLILAAAAALLLANLPGPSGHFYHDLIHAELGPTLSPKLGPMTVHLWINDGLMAIFFLVVGLEIKREFLDGGLSTWDRRRLPIVAAVAGMAGPALIYLALTMARPQLVNGWAIPAATDIAFAIGVLALLGSRVPASLKLFLTAVAIVDDMGAVAIIALFYTKGLDLAALAGAAGILAALYCLNRAGVRSLAPYLLGFACLWYLTLLSGVHATVAGVLAAMTVPIRCTPGAPDAPDSPLHRLEHAVHPWSAYAIIPLFGFVNSGLALNREMLVALTTPLPLGVGLGLFLGKQFGVFGAIWVSTRLGIAERPAGASWGQVYGMAVLCGIGFTMSLFIGALAFPDDPLLVEEAKGGVLMGSLLSALAGFAILRWIAPVARRAVQNPD is encoded by the coding sequence ATGTCAGGTCGCCCCCAGTCGGCGCTTCGCGATTTTCTGACGGGTGAGACCGGCGGCGCGGTCCTGCTGATCCTGGCGGCGGCCGCAGCGCTGCTGCTCGCCAATCTGCCGGGGCCGTCCGGTCATTTCTATCATGATCTGATCCATGCGGAACTCGGCCCCACCTTGTCGCCGAAATTGGGGCCGATGACGGTTCATCTGTGGATCAATGACGGGCTGATGGCGATCTTCTTTCTGGTCGTCGGTCTGGAGATCAAGCGGGAGTTTCTGGATGGCGGGCTTTCGACATGGGACCGACGCCGACTGCCGATCGTGGCGGCGGTTGCCGGCATGGCCGGTCCGGCACTGATCTATCTGGCGCTTACGATGGCGCGTCCGCAACTGGTCAATGGATGGGCCATTCCCGCCGCCACGGACATCGCTTTTGCCATCGGCGTGCTGGCACTGCTCGGCAGTCGCGTCCCTGCTTCGCTCAAATTGTTCCTGACGGCGGTGGCGATCGTCGACGACATGGGCGCGGTCGCGATCATCGCCCTATTCTATACCAAGGGCCTGGACCTGGCGGCGCTCGCAGGCGCGGCTGGCATTCTGGCCGCCCTATATTGTCTCAATCGCGCCGGCGTGCGGTCGCTTGCGCCCTATCTCCTCGGCTTTGCCTGCCTCTGGTATCTGACTCTTCTGTCGGGTGTTCATGCCACGGTCGCGGGCGTTCTGGCCGCGATGACGGTGCCGATCCGTTGTACGCCCGGAGCGCCGGACGCGCCCGACAGTCCGCTGCACCGACTGGAACATGCCGTCCATCCGTGGAGCGCCTACGCCATCATTCCCCTGTTCGGGTTCGTGAACAGCGGACTGGCGTTGAACCGTGAGATGTTGGTCGCCCTGACTACTCCTTTGCCGCTGGGTGTGGGGCTTGGCCTGTTCCTGGGCAAGCAATTCGGTGTGTTCGGTGCTATCTGGGTATCGACGCGCCTCGGCATTGCCGAGCGGCCAGCCGGCGCGAGTTGGGGGCAGGTCTATGGCATGGCCGTGTTGTGCGGGATCGGCTTCACCATGAGCCTGTTTATCGGCGCGCTCGCCTTTCCCGACGACCCGTTGCTCGTGGAAGAGGCGAAGGGCGGTGTCCTGATGGGGTCGCTGCTCTCGGCCCTTGCCGGCTTCGCCATTCTGCGCTGGATCGCCCCGGTGGCGCGACGTGCTGTCCAGAACCCCGATTAA
- a CDS encoding low affinity iron permease family protein translates to MDRIFAAFSHRVAGWAGQPLSFILAGIVILLWLLTGPIFRYSDTWQLIINTGTTIVTFLMVFLIQNAQNRDSSAIQAKLDELIRAMDGARNDFIGIEHLTEAELEKIKHILERECGSDETHRHAIERLIRRR, encoded by the coding sequence ATGGACAGGATTTTCGCCGCGTTCTCGCATCGCGTAGCCGGCTGGGCGGGGCAGCCCCTGTCCTTCATCCTGGCCGGCATCGTCATCCTATTGTGGCTGCTCACGGGCCCCATCTTCCGCTATTCGGATACATGGCAACTGATCATCAACACCGGGACCACCATCGTCACCTTCCTGATGGTGTTCCTCATCCAGAATGCACAAAACCGCGACAGCTCGGCCATCCAGGCGAAACTGGACGAGTTGATCCGGGCGATGGATGGTGCGCGCAACGACTTCATCGGCATCGAGCATCTGACCGAAGCCGAACTGGAGAAGATCAAACACATACTCGAAAGGGAATGCGGCAGCGACGAAACCCACCGCCATGCGATCGAGCGCCTGATCCGGCGGCGGTGA
- the sucC gene encoding ADP-forming succinate--CoA ligase subunit beta, protein MNIHEYQAKELLAKYGAPIAAGYAAFSVDEAVEAAKKLPGPLYVVKSQIHAGGRGKGKFKELAPEAKGGVRLAFNLDEVKAHATDMLGNTLVTIQTGEAGKQVNRLYITDGADIAKEFYLALLVDRATSRIAFVVSTEGGMDIEEVAHSTPEKIHSFSVDPASGFQPHHGRAVAAALGLTGDQAKQAAKVASSLYAAFLDTDAEQIEVNPLALTEQGNLLVLDAKVGFDGNAMFRHKDIAELRDLTEEDPAEVEASEYDLAYIKLDGNIGCMVNGAGLAMATMDIIKLNGEFPANFLDVGGGASKEKVTAAFKIILKDPAVKGILVNIFGGIMKCDIIAEGIVAAAKDVNLSVPLVVRLEGTNVQQGKDILAQSGLAIVPADDLGDAAKKIVAEVRKAA, encoded by the coding sequence ATGAACATTCACGAATATCAGGCCAAGGAACTGCTGGCCAAGTACGGCGCGCCGATCGCCGCTGGCTATGCCGCTTTCTCGGTCGATGAAGCCGTCGAAGCCGCCAAGAAGCTGCCTGGACCGCTCTATGTCGTGAAGTCGCAGATCCACGCCGGTGGGCGTGGCAAGGGCAAGTTCAAGGAACTCGCCCCCGAAGCGAAGGGCGGCGTCCGCCTGGCCTTCAATCTCGACGAAGTTAAGGCCCACGCCACCGACATGCTCGGCAATACGCTGGTCACTATCCAGACCGGCGAAGCGGGCAAGCAGGTCAACCGCCTCTACATCACCGATGGCGCCGACATCGCCAAGGAATTCTACCTGGCGCTGCTCGTCGATCGCGCCACCAGCCGCATTGCGTTCGTCGTGTCGACCGAAGGCGGCATGGACATTGAAGAAGTCGCCCACTCGACCCCGGAAAAGATCCACAGCTTCTCCGTCGATCCCGCTTCGGGCTTCCAGCCGCACCACGGCCGCGCCGTCGCTGCAGCCCTGGGTCTGACCGGAGACCAGGCGAAGCAGGCCGCCAAGGTGGCGTCTTCGCTCTACGCCGCCTTCCTCGACACCGACGCCGAGCAGATCGAAGTCAATCCGCTGGCGCTGACCGAGCAGGGCAATCTGCTGGTGCTCGACGCCAAGGTCGGGTTCGACGGCAACGCCATGTTCCGCCACAAGGACATTGCCGAACTGCGCGACCTGACCGAGGAAGATCCGGCGGAAGTCGAGGCCAGCGAGTATGACCTGGCCTATATCAAGCTGGACGGCAACATCGGCTGCATGGTGAACGGCGCGGGCCTGGCCATGGCAACCATGGACATCATCAAGCTGAACGGCGAATTCCCCGCCAACTTCCTGGATGTCGGTGGTGGCGCCTCGAAGGAGAAGGTGACAGCAGCCTTCAAGATCATCCTGAAGGATCCGGCGGTGAAGGGCATTCTGGTCAACATCTTCGGCGGCATCATGAAATGCGACATCATTGCCGAGGGCATCGTCGCTGCCGCCAAGGATGTGAACCTGTCGGTTCCGCTGGTCGTTCGCCTGGAAGGCACGAACGTCCAGCAGGGCAAGGACATTCTGGCGCAGTCTGGCTTGGCCATCGTCCCGGCGGACGATCTGGGCGACGCGGCCAAGAAGATCGTGGCGGAAGTGAGGAAGGCAGCCTGA
- a CDS encoding electron transfer flavoprotein subunit beta/FixA family protein translates to MKILVPVKRVIDYNVKPRVKADGTGVDLANVKMSMNPFDEIAVEEAIRLKEKGVATEVVAVSIGVAKAQETLRTALAMGADRAILIQTDDEVEPLGVAKLLAKVQEEEGAGLIILGKQAIDDDSNQTGQMLAALLNLPQGTFASKVEVEGDKVSVTREVDGGLETVKLNVPAIVTTDLRLNEPRYASLPNIMKAKSKPLATKTPADYGVDIGARLETLKVTEPPKRTAGVKVADVDELVAKLKALGVAA, encoded by the coding sequence ATGAAGATCCTTGTGCCCGTGAAGCGGGTTATCGATTACAATGTGAAGCCACGAGTGAAGGCGGATGGGACGGGCGTCGACCTGGCGAACGTCAAGATGAGCATGAACCCGTTCGACGAGATCGCGGTTGAGGAAGCGATCCGCCTGAAGGAAAAGGGCGTGGCGACCGAGGTCGTGGCGGTGTCGATCGGGGTGGCCAAGGCGCAGGAGACGCTGCGTACCGCGCTGGCGATGGGTGCGGACCGGGCCATCCTGATCCAGACCGACGACGAGGTCGAACCGCTGGGCGTCGCAAAGTTGCTTGCCAAGGTTCAGGAAGAGGAAGGCGCTGGCCTCATCATTCTGGGCAAGCAGGCGATCGATGATGACAGCAACCAGACCGGCCAGATGCTCGCCGCGCTGCTGAACCTGCCGCAGGGCACCTTCGCATCCAAGGTCGAGGTCGAGGGCGACAAGGTCAGCGTCACGCGCGAAGTCGATGGCGGTCTGGAGACGGTGAAGCTCAACGTTCCGGCGATCGTCACCACCGACCTGCGCCTCAACGAACCGCGCTATGCCTCGCTGCCCAACATCATGAAGGCGAAGAGCAAGCCGCTCGCGACCAAGACCCCTGCCGATTATGGCGTGGACATCGGCGCCCGGCTGGAAACGCTCAAGGTCACCGAACCGCCCAAGCGCACCGCCGGCGTCAAGGTTGCCGATGTCGATGAACTGGTCGCGAAGCTCAAGGCTCTGGGAGTTGCCGCATGA
- a CDS encoding FAD-binding protein codes for MKTLVWVEHEGGAVKDATLSAVTAAAKLGEVHLLVAGSGVAAVADDAAKIAGVGKVHVADDAAFGHALPENVAPLIVALMDSHDAFVAPATSNGKNIAPRVAALLDVMQISDILSVESEDTFTRPIYAGNAIATVKSKDAKKVITVRGTAFEKAARDGGSGAVEAVASTGDKGLSAFVGAEIAKLERPELTSAKIIVSGGRALKDGETFEATIFPLADKLGAAVGASRAAVDAGYVPNDYQVGQTGKIVAPEVYIAVGISGAIQHLAGMKDSKTIIAINKDEDAPIFQVADIGLVGDLFKIVPELTEKL; via the coding sequence ATGAAGACGCTTGTCTGGGTTGAACATGAGGGCGGCGCCGTCAAGGACGCGACCCTTTCCGCCGTCACCGCTGCCGCGAAGCTGGGTGAAGTGCATCTGCTGGTTGCCGGTTCGGGCGTTGCCGCCGTCGCAGACGACGCCGCCAAGATCGCGGGCGTGGGCAAGGTCCATGTCGCCGATGACGCGGCCTTCGGCCATGCGCTGCCGGAGAATGTCGCGCCGCTGATCGTCGCGTTGATGGATAGCCATGATGCGTTCGTCGCCCCGGCCACCAGCAACGGCAAGAATATCGCGCCGCGCGTCGCGGCTCTGCTCGACGTGATGCAGATCAGCGACATCCTGTCGGTGGAGAGCGAGGACACGTTCACCCGTCCCATCTATGCCGGCAACGCGATCGCGACGGTCAAAAGCAAGGATGCCAAGAAGGTCATCACCGTGCGCGGCACGGCCTTCGAGAAGGCGGCCAGGGACGGCGGTTCGGGCGCGGTGGAAGCCGTGGCTTCGACCGGGGACAAGGGCCTTTCCGCCTTTGTCGGCGCTGAAATCGCCAAGCTGGAGCGCCCGGAACTGACCTCGGCGAAGATCATCGTATCGGGCGGCCGCGCGCTCAAGGACGGCGAGACGTTCGAGGCGACCATCTTCCCGCTCGCCGACAAGCTGGGCGCGGCCGTGGGTGCGTCGCGTGCCGCTGTCGACGCGGGCTATGTCCCCAATGATTATCAGGTCGGCCAGACCGGCAAGATCGTCGCACCGGAAGTCTATATCGCGGTCGGCATTTCCGGCGCTATCCAGCATCTGGCCGGGATGAAGGACAGCAAGACCATCATCGCCATCAACAAGGACGAGGATGCCCCGATCTTCCAGGTGGCCGACATCGGCCTGGTCGGCGATCTGTTCAAGATCGTGCCGGAGCTTACCGAGAAGCTGTAA